A single genomic interval of Rosistilla ulvae harbors:
- the truA gene encoding tRNA pseudouridine(38-40) synthase TruA, whose translation MRTFRLTIGYDGFRYAGWQVQADLPTIQGELQRAFAELTGERVSITGSGRTDSGVHAIAQVASLTTDAWRSSDAALGRAINTKIPDDITVYRCEEMPVDFHALRDAVGKRYRYQMQIGGVRDAFDFRYFWHHHVQLDVEAMRQAAALIVGTQDFACFQATGSERKTTVRTIHDLALTTGQGRAGQGQLIVEVEANGFLYNMVRNIVGSLVEVGRGKHPPAWIEELIAGRDRNQAGPTAPSHALFLLRVDYDVQPLATRT comes from the coding sequence TTGAGAACTTTTCGTTTGACCATCGGCTACGATGGCTTCCGCTACGCAGGCTGGCAGGTCCAAGCGGACCTGCCGACAATCCAAGGCGAACTGCAACGCGCGTTCGCCGAATTGACCGGTGAGCGCGTCTCGATCACCGGCAGCGGACGGACCGATTCGGGCGTCCACGCGATCGCTCAAGTCGCAAGTCTCACCACCGACGCCTGGCGATCCAGCGACGCCGCGTTGGGTCGCGCGATCAACACGAAGATCCCCGACGACATCACCGTCTATCGCTGCGAAGAGATGCCGGTCGACTTCCACGCCTTGCGCGATGCTGTCGGCAAACGCTACCGTTATCAAATGCAGATCGGTGGCGTCCGCGATGCCTTCGACTTCCGCTACTTCTGGCACCACCACGTCCAACTGGACGTCGAAGCGATGCGGCAAGCAGCCGCTTTGATCGTCGGCACCCAAGATTTCGCCTGCTTCCAAGCGACCGGCAGCGAGCGAAAAACGACGGTCCGCACGATCCACGACCTGGCGCTGACAACAGGGCAGGGGAGGGCAGGGCAGGGGCAATTGATCGTCGAAGTCGAAGCAAACGGGTTCCTCTACAACATGGTCCGGAACATCGTCGGCAGCCTTGTGGAAGTCGGCCGCGGCAAACATCCGCCCGCCTGGATCGAGGAACTGATCGCCGGCCGCGACCGCAACCAAGCCGGCCCCACCGCCCCGTCGCACGCCCTGTTCCTGCTGCGAGTCGACTACGACGTCCAACCCTTGGCAACGCGAACGTAG
- a CDS encoding aspartate-semialdehyde dehydrogenase, translating to MIDTLAVVGATGAVGRIVLDQILQRKLPHGRLRLLASARSAGQVVTFGDQQITVELMEPSAFDGVDVVIASTPDEVSAEFAPWAVERGAIVVDESGYWRMDPKVPLIIPEVNASAIDNHQGIIASPNCSTTQMVVALAPLHNAARIKRVVVSTYQATSGAGLAGEAELLHSTRGSLDGSAPAAKTFQYPIAFNLIPQIGSEKHEGYTSEEMKMVYETRKIFGDDSIDVCPTCVRVPVAIGHSESILVETEKPLTVEQARELFANADGVTLIDDLAGRQYPMPVDSAGKDDVFVGRVRKDLSSPNGIAFWCVSDNLRKGAATNAVQIAELLAKKMASVA from the coding sequence GTGATTGATACCTTGGCCGTCGTCGGCGCGACCGGCGCCGTGGGTCGGATCGTGCTAGACCAAATTTTGCAACGCAAGCTGCCACACGGACGCTTGCGATTGTTGGCATCGGCGCGATCGGCCGGCCAAGTCGTCACATTTGGCGATCAACAGATTACCGTTGAATTGATGGAACCGAGCGCGTTCGACGGCGTCGACGTCGTGATCGCCAGCACGCCCGACGAAGTATCGGCCGAGTTCGCGCCGTGGGCTGTCGAGCGTGGCGCGATCGTGGTCGACGAGAGCGGATATTGGCGGATGGACCCCAAGGTGCCGTTGATCATTCCCGAAGTCAACGCGTCGGCGATCGACAACCACCAAGGAATCATCGCTAGCCCCAACTGCTCGACCACGCAGATGGTCGTCGCCTTGGCTCCGCTGCACAACGCGGCACGCATCAAGCGCGTCGTCGTCAGCACCTACCAAGCGACCAGCGGTGCTGGATTGGCGGGCGAAGCGGAACTGCTGCACTCGACCCGCGGCTCTCTCGACGGCTCCGCTCCCGCAGCCAAGACGTTCCAATACCCGATCGCTTTTAACCTGATCCCTCAGATCGGATCGGAAAAGCACGAGGGTTACACCTCCGAAGAGATGAAGATGGTCTACGAGACCCGCAAGATCTTCGGCGACGATTCGATCGACGTCTGCCCGACCTGCGTTCGCGTTCCGGTTGCGATCGGCCACAGCGAATCGATCCTGGTCGAGACCGAAAAACCGCTGACCGTCGAACAAGCCCGCGAGCTGTTCGCCAATGCCGACGGCGTGACTTTGATCGACGATCTGGCCGGACGACAATACCCGATGCCTGTCGACAGCGCTGGCAAGGACGACGTTTTTGTCGGCCGTGTTCGCAAGGACCTCAGCAGCCCCAACGGGATCGCGTTCTGGTGCGTCAGCGACAATCTCCGCAAGGGAGCCGCGACCAACGCCGTTCAGATCGCCGAACTGTTGGCCAAGAAGATGGCTTCGGTCGCCTGA
- a CDS encoding carbon-nitrogen hydrolase family protein, with amino-acid sequence MNQQTKRVAAVQMDVAFADIDHNAQQILAKIATVKADGVDLAVFPECALTGYCFESREEALPLGLSIDDPLFDSFAAACGDSDLHVIIGFLEIEGDKLFNSQAMINRSGVVGSYRKIHLPGVGVDRFLDPGDREFSIQSAGEIRVGMAICYDSSFPETARVLGLHGADVIALSTNWPVAARRTAEIVPPARSMENHLYFIAANRVGTERTFEFCGMSSIAGPDGVMVAETDSDKELILTADIDLSIARNKQIVRTPGKHVIDRFADRQPERYTIIGEKK; translated from the coding sequence ATGAACCAACAAACAAAACGCGTCGCAGCGGTTCAGATGGATGTCGCGTTTGCCGACATCGACCACAACGCCCAACAGATCCTCGCCAAGATCGCGACGGTCAAAGCCGATGGAGTCGATCTGGCCGTCTTCCCCGAGTGTGCACTGACCGGCTACTGCTTCGAAAGTCGCGAAGAAGCCTTGCCGCTGGGCCTGTCGATCGACGACCCGCTGTTCGATTCGTTTGCCGCCGCCTGTGGCGATTCCGACCTGCACGTGATCATCGGATTCCTGGAAATCGAAGGCGATAAGCTTTTCAATTCGCAAGCCATGATCAACCGCAGCGGTGTCGTCGGCAGTTACCGCAAGATTCACCTGCCGGGCGTTGGCGTCGATCGGTTCCTCGATCCGGGCGATCGCGAGTTCAGCATCCAATCGGCGGGAGAGATCCGTGTCGGAATGGCCATTTGTTACGACAGTTCGTTCCCCGAGACCGCGCGAGTCCTGGGACTGCACGGCGCCGACGTGATCGCGCTGTCGACCAACTGGCCCGTCGCCGCGCGGCGGACCGCCGAGATCGTGCCCCCGGCTCGCAGCATGGAGAACCACCTCTACTTCATCGCCGCCAATCGCGTGGGGACCGAGCGGACGTTCGAGTTCTGTGGGATGAGTTCGATCGCGGGTCCCGACGGCGTGATGGTCGCCGAAACCGACAGCGACAAAGAATTGATCCTGACCGCGGACATCGACCTTTCGATCGCTCGGAACAAGCAGATCGTCCGGACTCCCGGGAAACATGTGATCGACCGATTCGCCGACCGACAACCCGAACGGTACACCATCATCGGCGAAAAGAAGTAG
- a CDS encoding GtrA family protein, with the protein MKRRSDQAAPVGRAIRFMLISGVSFVGNLAITHGLTQYAAWPAELAFAAALVIILFVNFACCRWFVFQASGQPIATQLASFLTATICFRGLEYAAFLGLHSLLEIHYLIATATVLIAGFAAKFLFYNRFVFGRPSTASP; encoded by the coding sequence ATGAAGCGGCGAAGCGACCAAGCAGCCCCGGTAGGCCGCGCGATCCGTTTTATGCTGATCAGCGGCGTCAGCTTCGTCGGCAACCTCGCGATCACTCATGGACTGACTCAATACGCGGCATGGCCCGCCGAACTTGCGTTTGCCGCCGCGTTGGTGATCATTTTGTTCGTCAACTTCGCCTGCTGTCGCTGGTTCGTTTTCCAAGCCAGCGGCCAGCCGATCGCCACGCAACTCGCTTCCTTCCTGACCGCCACGATCTGCTTTCGCGGACTCGAATACGCGGCGTTTTTAGGACTGCACAGCCTCCTGGAAATCCACTACCTGATCGCCACCGCAACGGTCTTGATCGCAGGCTTTGCAGCGAAGTTCCTTTTCTACAACCGATTCGTCTTCGGCCGCCCAAGTACCGCCAGCCCGTAG
- a CDS encoding class I SAM-dependent methyltransferase: MSAVHEIDVATIESKLPLEGEHLEALQRMKTLDAYYAWSIDLLRPWIGNRVLDAGCGIGNGTALLAEQAQYVLAADLSPQNVQELRRRFADKPSVEPIQLDLDSDFTSITDRKIDTIVCLDVLEHIEDDVQLLRRFHGIAQPEAHLLIKVPAVKWLYGSVDTASGHFRRYALQELRDKAKQAGWEPLSVRWMNSFGVLPYWFKSRVQKRQSNLSRTFSPWQLTMIRKAMPWMQRIDRIVGPPIGQSAVLVAKRVD; the protein is encoded by the coding sequence ATGTCGGCAGTTCACGAAATTGATGTCGCGACGATCGAATCGAAGCTGCCGCTCGAAGGCGAACACCTCGAAGCGTTGCAGCGGATGAAGACCCTCGACGCCTATTACGCTTGGTCGATCGACCTGCTGCGTCCATGGATCGGCAACCGCGTCTTGGACGCCGGCTGCGGGATCGGCAATGGCACCGCGCTGCTCGCCGAACAGGCCCAATACGTGCTGGCCGCCGACCTGAGTCCGCAAAACGTCCAGGAATTGCGCCGCCGTTTTGCCGACAAACCGTCGGTCGAACCGATCCAGCTGGACCTCGATTCCGACTTCACATCGATCACCGATCGTAAAATCGACACAATCGTCTGCCTGGATGTTCTCGAACACATCGAAGACGACGTGCAACTGCTTCGCCGATTCCACGGTATCGCCCAGCCCGAAGCGCACCTGTTGATCAAAGTCCCCGCCGTGAAGTGGCTTTATGGAAGCGTCGACACCGCGTCGGGACACTTCCGCCGCTACGCCCTGCAGGAACTTCGCGACAAAGCGAAACAAGCCGGCTGGGAACCGTTGAGCGTCCGCTGGATGAACAGCTTCGGCGTCCTTCCCTACTGGTTCAAGAGTCGCGTGCAAAAGCGTCAGTCGAACCTCTCGCGGACCTTCAGTCCCTGGCAATTGACAATGATTCGCAAGGCGATGCCTTGGATGCAACGCATCGATCGGATCGTTGGACCGCCGATCGGCCAGTCGGCTGTCCTGGTCGCGAAACGCGTCGACTGA
- a CDS encoding TAXI family TRAP transporter solute-binding subunit, whose protein sequence is MALMLQISQHRALVASLVLSALLLGCKKSDSTGDGGATGGRQFLSMGTAPVGGAFPVVGGAIAEVLNEHKGTVDWKVQAKGTKGSQENIRRLQQEELELALSNAAISYFAARGEAGWDKVYDIRAIATLAPNVALFIARADSGIQSIADLKGKRVITGPAGAGFQQFVEPILAEHGVAWDEITSLNATQSGAVDQLGDGAADAAFLGGAVPTGSITQAASTFDVTYIPFDESVRQKLIEKYAFFHPATIPGGTYKGLDDDFLGLNVGSMHLITAASQSDELIYEVTKSIWENRAEIAGKHPAGKAINEKNVARNTGIEYHPGAIKFYEEVGVLEAAEKPAAEEAPAADAPAEAAAAAE, encoded by the coding sequence ATGGCTCTAATGCTCCAAATTTCGCAACATCGTGCGCTTGTCGCTTCGCTGGTTTTGTCCGCCCTGCTGCTGGGCTGTAAGAAGAGCGACAGCACCGGCGATGGCGGTGCCACCGGTGGACGTCAGTTCTTGAGCATGGGTACCGCTCCGGTCGGCGGTGCCTTTCCCGTCGTCGGCGGCGCGATCGCTGAGGTCTTAAACGAACACAAGGGGACCGTCGATTGGAAGGTCCAAGCCAAAGGGACCAAGGGCTCGCAAGAAAACATCCGCCGTCTGCAGCAAGAGGAATTGGAGCTAGCGCTTTCCAACGCTGCGATTTCCTATTTCGCCGCGCGTGGCGAAGCGGGCTGGGACAAGGTCTACGACATTCGTGCGATCGCGACGCTGGCACCCAACGTGGCTCTGTTCATCGCGCGAGCCGATTCGGGGATCCAATCGATCGCCGATCTCAAAGGCAAACGCGTGATCACCGGGCCTGCCGGTGCCGGATTCCAACAGTTTGTCGAACCGATCCTGGCCGAACATGGTGTCGCTTGGGATGAGATCACTTCGCTGAATGCGACGCAAAGTGGAGCTGTCGATCAATTGGGCGACGGCGCCGCCGACGCTGCTTTCTTGGGCGGAGCGGTTCCAACCGGATCGATCACTCAAGCTGCCAGCACGTTCGACGTGACTTACATTCCGTTCGACGAATCGGTTCGTCAAAAGCTGATCGAGAAGTACGCTTTCTTCCACCCCGCGACGATTCCCGGCGGGACCTACAAAGGACTCGACGACGATTTCTTGGGACTGAACGTCGGTTCGATGCACTTGATCACCGCGGCATCGCAGAGCGACGAATTGATCTATGAAGTCACCAAATCGATCTGGGAAAACCGTGCGGAGATCGCAGGAAAACACCCTGCGGGCAAAGCGATCAACGAGAAGAACGTCGCTCGTAACACCGGGATCGAATATCACCCCGGTGCCATCAAGTTCTACGAAGAGGTAGGCGTGTTGGAAGCGGCGGAGAAGCCAGCCGCTGAAGAAGCGCCCGCAGCAGACGCGCCAGCCGAAGCCGCCGCAGCGGCTGAGTAA
- a CDS encoding class I SAM-dependent methyltransferase, translating to MSTITNNDTFANPLPIVPATAAESDRSRESETSLESRDRELFDTIAEKYAAKDRSPSVRPARRLRLLQTMRALPQSSLQGKRILEVGCGAGYSVDYLPADYACYLGIDYSEMLIDLARSERQTDRATFATTNARDLKTDEPFDIIFMIGVLHHMDQMDEVVQNLVSLLAPGGWLVVNEPQPSNPIVGLARRLRKQCDASYSDEQLELTGQEMESCFASAGLTSLRLRSQGLMSTPFAEVPMKPSWLTAPASRIACGLDRGIEAVAGRLLTPLTWNVIVAGQKPCDAQSTLPNSQTPSA from the coding sequence ATGTCAACGATCACCAACAACGATACCTTTGCCAACCCGTTGCCAATCGTTCCAGCCACAGCTGCGGAAAGCGATCGTTCGCGGGAAAGCGAGACGAGCCTGGAATCGCGCGACCGCGAGCTGTTCGACACGATTGCAGAAAAATACGCGGCTAAAGATCGCTCCCCCTCGGTTCGCCCCGCCCGCCGCCTACGACTGCTGCAGACCATGCGAGCTCTTCCGCAGTCCTCACTGCAAGGCAAACGCATCCTGGAAGTCGGCTGCGGTGCCGGATATTCGGTCGATTACCTACCCGCCGACTACGCCTGCTACCTGGGTATCGATTACTCCGAGATGCTGATCGACCTGGCCCGCAGCGAACGCCAAACCGATCGAGCGACCTTCGCCACAACAAACGCTCGCGATCTGAAGACCGACGAACCGTTTGACATCATCTTCATGATCGGTGTCCTGCATCACATGGATCAGATGGACGAAGTCGTCCAGAACCTCGTGTCGCTGCTGGCACCTGGTGGATGGTTGGTCGTCAACGAACCGCAACCGAGCAACCCGATCGTCGGACTCGCTCGCCGGTTGCGAAAACAGTGCGACGCCAGCTACTCCGACGAGCAACTGGAACTGACAGGCCAAGAGATGGAGAGCTGTTTCGCCTCCGCCGGGCTGACATCACTTCGCCTGCGGTCTCAAGGCCTGATGTCGACACCGTTTGCCGAAGTCCCAATGAAGCCATCGTGGCTGACCGCTCCCGCGTCGCGGATCGCCTGCGGCCTGGATCGCGGTATCGAAGCGGTCGCCGGACGTCTGTTAACACCTCTCACCTGGAATGTGATCGTGGCCGGTCAAAAGCCGTGCGACGCTCAATCGACGCTTCCGAATTCACAGACTCCTTCGGCATGA
- a CDS encoding formylglycine-generating enzyme family protein, with amino-acid sequence MSLCLFALTSCVAIAADDSAKIKGFSTTQPDKGPFVAVEGGFMVPYTETIPGTEISFEMIPVPAGSYKMGSPASEAGHKEDESPQIMVNVDPMWVCKTEVRWMEYKEFMGMYKTFKEFVFRDMRKVTPENKVDAVTTPTELYEPSYTFEFGDDDDLPAVTMTQFAAKQFTKWLSKMTDTQYRIPTEAEWEWAARAGSTTAYSWGESADEIDQYAWYADNSPDGPSKVGLKKPNAFGLNDMLGNVAEWTIDAYLEDGYKVFEGKTVKASEAIKSIETADPRVVRGGSWEMEPEDVRCASRLYSVDEDWKMDDPNIPLSPWWFTSDPSRGVGMRLFRSWKPLSDEAMNKFWEIDSEDIEFDVMSRIEEGRGVLGLADPDLAEAAKAVRE; translated from the coding sequence TTGTCCCTGTGCTTGTTTGCGTTGACAAGCTGCGTCGCCATCGCAGCCGATGACAGTGCAAAAATCAAAGGCTTCTCGACAACCCAGCCCGACAAGGGGCCGTTTGTCGCAGTCGAAGGGGGCTTTATGGTCCCTTACACCGAGACGATCCCCGGCACCGAGATCAGCTTCGAAATGATCCCGGTCCCTGCGGGGAGCTACAAAATGGGCAGCCCAGCCAGCGAAGCAGGGCACAAAGAGGACGAAAGCCCGCAGATCATGGTCAATGTCGATCCGATGTGGGTCTGCAAGACCGAGGTCCGCTGGATGGAATACAAAGAGTTCATGGGAATGTACAAGACATTCAAGGAGTTTGTTTTCCGCGACATGCGGAAGGTCACTCCAGAAAACAAAGTCGACGCGGTCACCACGCCGACCGAACTGTACGAACCCAGCTACACGTTTGAATTTGGCGACGACGACGACCTGCCGGCTGTCACGATGACCCAATTCGCAGCCAAGCAATTCACCAAGTGGCTGTCGAAGATGACCGACACCCAGTACCGCATTCCGACCGAAGCGGAATGGGAATGGGCGGCTCGCGCCGGCAGCACCACCGCTTACAGCTGGGGCGAATCGGCTGACGAGATCGACCAATACGCTTGGTACGCCGACAATTCTCCCGATGGCCCGTCGAAGGTTGGACTGAAAAAGCCGAACGCTTTTGGCCTCAACGACATGCTGGGCAACGTGGCCGAATGGACGATCGACGCCTACCTGGAAGACGGCTACAAGGTTTTTGAAGGCAAAACCGTGAAGGCGTCCGAAGCGATCAAGTCGATCGAAACCGCCGACCCACGCGTGGTCCGCGGCGGCAGCTGGGAGATGGAGCCCGAAGACGTCCGCTGTGCTTCCCGTCTATACAGCGTCGACGAAGATTGGAAAATGGATGACCCGAACATTCCGCTGAGCCCATGGTGGTTCACCAGCGATCCATCGCGCGGCGTCGGCATGCGTTTGTTCCGATCGTGGAAACCGCTGTCCGACGAAGCGATGAACAAGTTCTGGGAGATCGATTCCGAAGACATCGAATTCGACGTGATGTCTCGTATCGAAGAAGGCCGCGGCGTGCTGGGACTGGCCGACCCCGATTTGGCCGAAGCAGCCAAAGCGGTTCGCGAATAG